The proteins below are encoded in one region of Streptomyces cyanogenus:
- a CDS encoding alkaline phosphatase D family protein, with translation MTSRYRSSEASHGFGPLSPRRRTVVKAAAATAVLAGPLAAALPARAATDAPAFLHGVASGDPLPDGILLWTRVTPTPEAIPGSGLGPDTEVSWIVARDKAFTTVVAKGSTTATAASDHTVKADIRGLEPATDYWFRFSAGGTDSPVARTRTAPAADADVSSLRFGVVSCANWEAGWFSAYRHLAARGDLDAWLHLGDYVYEYKSGEYANRGKVVRPHAPANEILTLADYRIRHAKYKTDPDLQALHLKAPVIAIWDDHEFADNAWSGGAVNHTEGAEGTWTARQAAAKQAYFEWMPVRPAITGTTYRRLRFGKLADLSLLDLRSFRSQQASTASGSVDDPDRTLTGRAQLDWLKAGLKASDTRWRLVGNSVMISPFSFGSLSADLFKPLAKLLGLPQEGIAANTDQWDGYTDDRRELLAHLRSNAIGNTVFLTGDIHMAWANDVPVDAGTYPLSASAATEFVVTSVTSDNLDDIVKVPEGTVSAVAAPVIKAANRHVHWVDTDRHGYGVLDITAERAQMDYYVLSDRADANATSSWARSYRTRSGTQKVERTYDPV, from the coding sequence GTGACCAGTCGATACAGATCGTCCGAGGCCTCCCATGGCTTCGGCCCGCTTTCGCCCCGCCGCCGTACGGTCGTCAAGGCCGCGGCGGCGACCGCTGTCCTGGCCGGCCCGCTGGCCGCCGCACTGCCGGCCCGCGCCGCCACGGACGCCCCCGCCTTCCTGCACGGCGTCGCCTCCGGCGATCCGCTGCCCGACGGCATCCTGCTGTGGACCCGGGTGACCCCGACGCCGGAGGCGATACCCGGCTCCGGGCTCGGCCCGGACACCGAGGTCAGCTGGATCGTCGCCCGGGACAAGGCCTTCACGACCGTCGTCGCCAAGGGCTCCACCACCGCGACGGCCGCCTCCGACCACACCGTGAAGGCCGACATCCGCGGCCTGGAGCCGGCCACCGACTACTGGTTCCGCTTCTCGGCCGGCGGCACCGACTCCCCGGTGGCGCGCACCCGCACCGCGCCGGCGGCGGACGCGGACGTCTCCTCCCTGCGCTTCGGCGTGGTCTCCTGCGCCAACTGGGAGGCGGGCTGGTTCTCCGCCTACCGCCACCTCGCCGCGCGGGGCGACCTGGACGCCTGGCTGCATCTCGGCGACTACGTCTACGAGTACAAGTCCGGCGAGTACGCCAACCGCGGCAAGGTCGTCCGCCCGCACGCACCGGCCAACGAGATCCTCACCCTCGCCGACTACCGGATCCGGCACGCGAAGTACAAGACCGACCCCGACCTCCAGGCCCTGCACCTGAAGGCGCCGGTCATCGCGATCTGGGACGACCACGAGTTCGCCGACAACGCCTGGTCGGGCGGCGCGGTCAACCACACCGAGGGTGCCGAGGGCACCTGGACGGCTCGTCAGGCCGCCGCCAAGCAGGCCTACTTCGAGTGGATGCCGGTCCGCCCGGCCATCACCGGCACCACCTACCGGCGGCTGCGCTTCGGCAAGCTCGCCGACCTGTCCCTGCTGGACCTGCGCTCCTTCCGCTCCCAGCAGGCGTCCACCGCCAGCGGCTCGGTGGACGACCCGGACCGCACGCTCACCGGACGCGCCCAGCTCGACTGGCTGAAGGCCGGTCTCAAGGCCTCCGACACCAGGTGGCGGCTGGTCGGCAACTCGGTGATGATCTCGCCGTTCTCCTTCGGCTCCCTCTCCGCCGACCTGTTCAAGCCGCTCGCCAAGCTGCTCGGGCTGCCGCAGGAGGGCATCGCCGCCAACACCGACCAGTGGGACGGCTACACCGACGACCGCCGCGAACTCCTGGCGCACCTGCGCTCCAACGCCATCGGCAACACCGTCTTCCTGACCGGTGACATCCACATGGCGTGGGCCAACGACGTGCCGGTGGACGCCGGCACCTACCCGCTGTCGGCGTCGGCCGCCACCGAGTTCGTGGTGACCTCGGTGACGTCCGACAACCTGGACGACATCGTGAAGGTCCCCGAGGGCACGGTCTCCGCGGTGGCCGCGCCGGTCATCAAGGCCGCCAACCGGCACGTCCACTGGGTGGACACCGACCGGCACGGCTACGGTGTGCTGGACATCACGGCCGAGCGCGCGCAGATGGACTACTACGTCCTGTCCGACCGCGCCGACGCGAACGCCACCTCCAGCTGGGCGCGCTCCTACCGCACCCGCAGCGGCACGCAGAAGGTCGAGCGGACCTACGACCCGGTGTGA
- a CDS encoding DUF2252 domain-containing protein — MSVPQLDEEQRGEEILAVFDTAFGRLLAADPAAFRVKFRKMAASAFAFYRGTACLFYHDLDAEKRGGPYLDDRTSRVWIHGDLHAENFGTYMDSNGRLVFNVNDFDEAYVGPFTWDLKRFAASVALVGYAKALSDAQITELVTVYAAAYRERIHALATGAKREEVPPFTLDTAQGPLLDALRDARSLTRFGLLDSMTEIRDFERRFAPGGGSIELDAATRYKVLAAFDGYLETLPDSSLARPDSYRVKDVVGRRGIGIGSAGLPSYNILLEGHSDALENDVVIYIKQAQTPAVSRHITDPAIAEYFQHEGHRTVISQRALQAHADPWLGWTELDGTGQLVAEVSPYAVDLDWDDIDDPEEIAAVVADLGRATATMHAAADDTSGESLVPFSTERAIDAAIAADEEGFAPLLVDFAHRYGARARADHQIFVDLFRNGRIPGL; from the coding sequence ATGTCGGTCCCCCAGCTCGACGAGGAGCAGCGCGGCGAGGAGATCCTCGCCGTCTTCGACACCGCCTTCGGCCGGCTCCTGGCCGCCGACCCGGCAGCGTTCCGGGTGAAGTTCCGCAAGATGGCGGCCTCGGCCTTCGCGTTCTACCGGGGCACGGCGTGCCTCTTCTACCACGACCTGGACGCGGAGAAGCGCGGCGGGCCGTACCTGGACGACCGCACCTCGCGCGTGTGGATCCACGGCGACCTGCACGCCGAGAACTTCGGCACGTACATGGACTCCAACGGCCGCCTGGTCTTCAACGTCAACGACTTCGACGAGGCCTACGTCGGCCCCTTCACCTGGGACCTCAAGCGCTTCGCGGCGTCCGTCGCGCTCGTCGGGTACGCGAAGGCGCTGAGCGACGCGCAGATCACCGAGCTGGTGACGGTCTACGCCGCCGCCTACCGCGAGCGCATCCACGCCCTGGCCACGGGCGCCAAGCGGGAGGAGGTGCCGCCGTTCACGCTGGACACCGCGCAGGGTCCGCTGCTGGACGCGCTGCGCGACGCCCGCTCGCTGACCCGGTTCGGGCTGCTGGACTCGATGACCGAGATCCGCGACTTCGAGCGCCGCTTCGCGCCGGGCGGCGGCTCCATCGAGCTGGACGCGGCCACCCGCTACAAGGTCCTGGCGGCCTTCGACGGCTATCTGGAGACCCTGCCGGACTCCTCCCTGGCCCGCCCGGACTCGTACCGGGTGAAGGACGTCGTGGGCCGCCGGGGCATCGGCATCGGTTCGGCGGGCCTGCCGTCGTACAACATCCTCCTGGAGGGCCACAGCGACGCCCTGGAGAACGATGTCGTGATCTACATCAAGCAGGCCCAGACCCCGGCCGTCTCCCGGCACATCACGGACCCGGCCATCGCGGAGTACTTCCAGCACGAGGGCCACCGCACGGTGATCTCCCAGCGCGCCCTGCAGGCGCACGCCGACCCGTGGCTCGGCTGGACCGAGCTGGACGGCACGGGCCAGCTGGTCGCCGAGGTCTCGCCGTACGCCGTGGACCTGGACTGGGACGACATCGACGACCCGGAGGAGATCGCGGCCGTCGTCGCCGACCTGGGCCGGGCCACCGCCACGATGCACGCGGCGGCGGACGACACCTCCGGCGAGTCCCTGGTGCCGTTCTCCACCGAGCGGGCCATCGACGCGGCGATCGCCGCCGACGAGGAGGGTTTCGCTCCCCTGCTGGTGGACTTCGCGCACCGCTACGGCGCACGCGCGCGTGCGGACCACCAGATCTTCGTGGACCTGTTCCGCAACGGCCGGATTCCGGGGCTGTAA
- the dnaE gene encoding DNA polymerase III subunit alpha has translation MSKPPFTHLHVHTQYSLLDGAARLKDMFNACNEMGMTHIAMSDHGNLHGAYDFFHSAKKAGITPIIGIEAYVAPESRRNKRKILWGQPHQKRDDISGSGGYTHKTMWAVNKTGLHNLFRLSSDAYAEGWLQKWPRMDKETIAQWSEGIVASTGCPSGEVQTRLRLGHFDEALKAAAEYQDIFGKDKYFLELMDHGIEIERRVRDGLLEIGRKLGIPPLVTNDSHYTYAHEAGAHDALLCIQTGKNLSDPDRFKFDGTGYYLKSTDEMYAIDSSDAWQEGCANTLLVAEMVDTTGMFEKRDLMPKFDIPEGYTEVTWFKEEVRRGMERRYPDGIPEDRQKQAEYEMDTIISMGFPGYFLVVADFIMWAKKQGIAVGPGRGSAAGSIVAYALGITDLDPIPHGLIFERFLNPERISMPDVDIDFDERRRVEVIRYVTEKYGADKVAMIGTYGTIKAKNAIKDSARVLGYPYAMGDRITKAMPADVLGKGIPLSGITDPSHPRYSEAGEVRSMYENEPDVKKVIDTARGVEGLVRQMGVHAAGVIMSSETITEHVPVWVRHTDGVTITQWDYPSCESLGLLKMDFLGLRNLTIMDDAVKMVKANKGLDIDLLSLPLDDPTTFELLQRGDTLGVFQFDGGPMRSLLRLMKPDNFEDISAVSALYRPGPMGMNSHTNYALRKNGQQEITPIHPELEEPLKEVLDVTYGLIVYQEQVQKAAQIIAGYSLGEADILRRVMGKKKPEELEKNFVIFQAGARKNGYSDEAIQALWDVLVPFAGYAFNKAHSAAYGLVSYWTAYLKANHPAEYMAALLTSVKDDKDKSAVYLNECRRMGIRVLPPNVNESESNFAAQGDDVILFGLSAVRNVGTNVVESIIKCRKAKGKYTSFPDYLDKVEAVVCNKRTTESLIKAGAFDSMGHTRKGLMAQYEPMIDNVVAVKRKEAEGQFDLFGGMGEETSSEPGFGLDVQFADDEWDKTYLLAQEREMLGLYVSDHPLFGLEHVLSDKADAGIAQLTGGEHADGAVVTIGGIISGLQRKMTKQGNAWAIATVEDLAGSIECMFFPATYQLVSTQLVEDAVVFVKGRLDKREDVPRLVAMELMVPDLSNAGTNAPVVLTIPAVKVTPPMVSRLGEILSHHKGDSEVRIRLQGPRKTTVLRLDRHRVKPDPALFGDLKVLLGPSCLAG, from the coding sequence GTGTCAAAGCCGCCCTTCACGCACCTGCACGTCCACACCCAGTACTCGCTGCTGGACGGTGCCGCGCGGCTCAAGGACATGTTCAACGCGTGCAACGAGATGGGCATGACGCACATCGCCATGTCCGACCACGGCAACCTCCACGGCGCGTACGACTTCTTCCACTCCGCGAAGAAGGCCGGAATCACCCCGATCATCGGGATCGAGGCCTATGTCGCCCCCGAGTCCCGGCGCAACAAGCGCAAGATCCTCTGGGGCCAGCCGCACCAGAAGCGGGACGACATCTCCGGTTCCGGTGGTTACACCCACAAGACGATGTGGGCGGTGAACAAGACCGGCCTGCACAACCTGTTCCGGCTCTCCTCCGACGCCTACGCCGAGGGCTGGCTGCAGAAGTGGCCCCGGATGGACAAGGAGACCATCGCCCAGTGGTCCGAGGGCATCGTGGCCTCCACCGGCTGCCCCTCCGGCGAGGTGCAGACCCGGCTGCGCCTCGGCCACTTCGACGAGGCCCTGAAGGCGGCCGCCGAGTACCAGGACATCTTCGGCAAGGACAAGTACTTCCTGGAGCTGATGGACCACGGCATCGAGATCGAGCGCCGGGTCCGCGACGGCCTGCTGGAGATCGGCAGGAAGCTCGGCATCCCGCCGCTGGTCACCAACGACTCGCACTACACCTACGCGCACGAGGCCGGCGCCCACGACGCGCTGCTGTGCATCCAGACCGGCAAGAACCTCTCCGACCCCGACCGCTTCAAGTTCGACGGCACCGGCTACTACCTGAAGTCCACGGACGAGATGTACGCCATCGACTCCTCGGACGCCTGGCAGGAGGGCTGCGCCAACACGCTCCTCGTCGCCGAGATGGTGGACACCACCGGCATGTTCGAGAAGCGCGACCTCATGCCGAAGTTCGACATCCCCGAGGGCTACACCGAGGTCACCTGGTTCAAGGAGGAGGTCCGCCGCGGCATGGAGCGCCGCTACCCGGACGGCATCCCCGAGGACCGCCAGAAGCAGGCCGAGTACGAGATGGACACGATCATCTCGATGGGCTTCCCGGGCTACTTCCTCGTGGTCGCCGACTTCATCATGTGGGCCAAGAAGCAGGGCATCGCGGTCGGCCCCGGCCGGGGCTCCGCGGCCGGCTCGATCGTCGCCTACGCCCTCGGCATCACCGACCTCGACCCGATCCCGCACGGCCTGATCTTCGAGCGGTTCCTGAACCCCGAGCGCATCTCGATGCCCGATGTCGACATCGACTTCGACGAGCGCCGGCGCGTCGAGGTGATCCGGTACGTGACCGAGAAGTACGGCGCCGACAAGGTCGCCATGATCGGCACGTACGGCACCATCAAGGCCAAGAACGCGATCAAGGACTCCGCGCGCGTGCTGGGCTACCCGTACGCGATGGGCGACCGGATCACCAAGGCCATGCCCGCCGACGTCCTCGGCAAGGGCATCCCGCTGTCCGGCATCACCGACCCCAGCCACCCCCGCTACTCGGAGGCCGGCGAGGTCCGCTCGATGTACGAGAACGAGCCGGACGTCAAGAAGGTCATCGACACCGCGCGCGGCGTGGAGGGCCTGGTCCGGCAGATGGGTGTGCACGCCGCCGGCGTGATCATGTCCAGCGAGACCATCACCGAGCACGTCCCCGTCTGGGTGAGGCACACCGACGGCGTGACCATCACCCAGTGGGACTACCCGAGCTGTGAGTCGCTCGGCCTGCTGAAGATGGACTTCCTGGGCCTGCGCAACCTCACGATCATGGACGACGCGGTCAAGATGGTGAAGGCCAACAAGGGCCTCGACATCGACCTGCTGTCGCTCCCGCTCGACGATCCCACGACCTTCGAACTGCTCCAGCGCGGCGACACCCTCGGCGTCTTCCAGTTCGACGGCGGGCCCATGCGGTCCCTGCTGCGGCTGATGAAGCCGGACAACTTCGAGGACATCTCCGCCGTGTCGGCCCTGTACCGGCCGGGCCCGATGGGCATGAACTCCCACACGAACTACGCGCTGCGCAAGAACGGGCAGCAGGAGATCACGCCGATCCACCCCGAGCTGGAGGAGCCGCTCAAGGAGGTCCTGGACGTCACCTACGGCCTGATCGTCTACCAGGAGCAGGTGCAGAAGGCCGCCCAGATCATCGCCGGCTACTCGCTCGGCGAGGCCGACATCCTCCGCCGCGTCATGGGCAAGAAGAAGCCGGAGGAGCTGGAGAAGAACTTCGTCATCTTCCAGGCCGGCGCCCGCAAGAACGGCTACAGCGACGAAGCCATCCAGGCGCTCTGGGACGTGCTGGTCCCGTTCGCCGGCTACGCGTTCAACAAGGCGCACTCGGCCGCGTACGGGCTGGTGTCCTACTGGACCGCCTACCTGAAGGCGAACCACCCCGCCGAGTACATGGCCGCCCTGCTCACCTCGGTGAAGGACGACAAGGACAAGTCGGCGGTCTACCTCAACGAGTGCCGCCGCATGGGCATCCGGGTGCTCCCGCCGAACGTGAACGAGTCGGAGTCGAACTTCGCCGCCCAGGGCGACGACGTGATCCTCTTCGGCCTGTCCGCCGTCCGCAACGTCGGCACCAACGTCGTGGAATCGATCATCAAGTGCCGCAAGGCGAAGGGGAAGTACACCTCCTTCCCCGACTACCTCGACAAGGTCGAGGCGGTGGTCTGCAACAAGCGCACCACCGAATCGCTGATCAAGGCCGGCGCCTTCGACTCGATGGGCCACACCCGCAAGGGCCTCATGGCGCAGTACGAGCCGATGATCGACAACGTGGTCGCGGTCAAGCGCAAGGAGGCCGAGGGCCAGTTCGACCTCTTCGGCGGGATGGGCGAGGAGACCAGCAGCGAGCCCGGCTTCGGCCTCGACGTGCAGTTCGCCGACGACGAGTGGGACAAGACCTACCTGCTCGCCCAGGAGCGGGAGATGCTCGGCCTCTACGTCTCCGACCACCCGCTCTTCGGTCTGGAGCACGTGCTGTCCGACAAGGCGGACGCGGGCATCGCCCAGCTCACCGGCGGCGAGCACGCCGACGGCGCGGTCGTCACCATCGGCGGCATCATCTCGGGCCTCCAGCGCAAGATGACCAAGCAGGGCAACGCCTGGGCGATCGCCACCGTGGAGGACCTCGCGGGCTCCATCGAGTGCATGTTCTTCCCGGCCACCTACCAGCTGGTGTCGACCCAACTGGTCGAGGACGCCGTGGTGTTCGTCAAGGGCCGGCTGGACAAGCGCGAGGACGTGCCCCGGCTCGTCGCCATGGAGCTGATGGTCCCGGACCTGTCCAACGCGGGCACCAACGCGCCCGTGGTGCTCACCATCCCGGCCGTGAAGGTGACCCCGCCGATGGTCAGCCGGCTCGGTGAGATCCTCAGCCACCACAAGGGCGACAGCGAGGTCCGGATCAGACTCCAGGGTCCGCGCAAGACCACCGTGCTGCGCCTGGACCGGCACCGGGTCAAGCCGGATCCGGCGCTCTTCGGCGACCTGAAGGTCCTGCTCGGGCCGTCCTGCCTGGCCGGCTGA
- a CDS encoding NYN domain-containing protein, whose product MDRCIVLVDAGYLLGAAASLLAGEPARSRITVDHAALIQALRERAESETERPLLRIYWFDGAPDRVPQPEHRRLRVMPRVTVRLGALTRSDGRWAQKGVDAAMHAELTELARNRACSDVVLVTGDGDLLPGMMAAKEHGVAVHLWAVQAADGDYNQSEDLVAEADERRVLDRAWITQAVRAKELTGVCAPPPAPRPEIAAILSAPLPESAPAAAERPAEQPAHPPAATAAQNGSAERIPTAKGVPTPKDLAALRAPGAQPVQHPATATLRWSSDKGWVDRPGVVAEPPEIASMPTLAQLTTAEQRWADREEDITTVGGDPYEVGQVFARRWISRLGDQSHLQRLSQMYPRIPHRIDGELLRYAARFGLLAHKDDQIDEHDRYAIRAGFWREIDVPAAAEQQAPAAD is encoded by the coding sequence GTGGACCGATGCATCGTCCTGGTGGACGCCGGGTATCTGCTGGGAGCCGCCGCCAGCCTCCTCGCCGGTGAGCCCGCGCGGTCCCGGATCACCGTCGACCACGCCGCGCTGATCCAGGCCCTGCGGGAGCGCGCGGAGTCCGAGACCGAGCGCCCCCTGTTGCGCATCTACTGGTTCGACGGCGCCCCCGACCGGGTCCCCCAGCCGGAGCACCGCCGGCTGCGCGTGATGCCCCGGGTGACCGTCCGGCTGGGCGCCCTCACCCGCAGTGACGGCCGCTGGGCGCAGAAGGGCGTCGACGCCGCCATGCACGCCGAGCTGACCGAGCTGGCCCGCAACCGGGCCTGCTCCGACGTCGTCCTGGTCACCGGCGACGGCGATCTGCTGCCCGGCATGATGGCCGCGAAGGAGCACGGCGTCGCCGTCCACCTGTGGGCCGTGCAGGCCGCCGACGGCGACTACAACCAGTCCGAGGACCTGGTCGCCGAGGCCGACGAGCGGCGCGTGCTGGACCGGGCCTGGATCACCCAGGCCGTCCGCGCCAAGGAACTGACCGGCGTCTGCGCCCCGCCGCCCGCGCCCCGCCCCGAGATCGCCGCGATCCTCTCCGCGCCGCTGCCCGAGTCCGCCCCGGCCGCGGCCGAGCGCCCCGCCGAACAGCCCGCGCACCCCCCGGCCGCCACGGCCGCGCAGAACGGCAGCGCGGAGCGGATCCCCACCGCCAAGGGCGTCCCCACCCCCAAGGACCTGGCGGCGCTGCGCGCGCCCGGCGCCCAGCCCGTGCAGCACCCGGCGACCGCGACCCTGCGCTGGTCCTCCGACAAGGGCTGGGTCGACCGGCCGGGCGTGGTCGCCGAGCCCCCCGAGATCGCCTCCATGCCGACGCTGGCCCAGCTCACCACCGCCGAGCAGCGGTGGGCCGACCGGGAGGAGGACATCACCACCGTCGGCGGCGACCCCTACGAGGTGGGGCAGGTCTTCGCCCGCCGCTGGATCTCCCGGCTCGGCGACCAGAGCCATCTGCAGCGGCTGTCGCAGATGTATCCGCGCATCCCGCACCGGATCGACGGCGAGCTGCTGCGCTACGCCGCGCGGTTCGGGCTGCTCGCGCACAAGGACGACCAGATCGACGAGCACGACCGTTACGCCATCCGGGCGGGCTTCTGGCGGGAGATCGACGTACCGGCGGCGGCCGAACAGCAGGCGCCCGCCGCCGACTGA
- a CDS encoding ABC transporter ATP-binding protein, whose product MSTRAGQALRYDEVVRVRGLGKTYPAVKGRRGTPGTPEVRATDGVELDVRRGEIFGLLGPNGAGKSTLVRQVTGLLRPDTGSVEILGHDIVRHPERAARILAYLGQESTALDELTVSLAVETTGRLRGLDVRRARAERDAVLEELGLTPIAGRALKKLSGGQRRLACFAAALVGERPLLVLDEPTTGMDPVARRAVWAAVDRRRADHGTTVLLVTHNVIEAETVLDRVAVLDQGRVIACDTPAGLKAQVAGEVRVELVWRERAPLEVPEVAVLRERAVEAGRRWTLRLAPEEARAVVATVTGGAAFAALDDFTLATPSLEDVYLALGGAARQGLVRV is encoded by the coding sequence GTGAGTACGCGCGCGGGACAGGCACTTCGGTACGACGAGGTCGTACGCGTGCGCGGGCTCGGCAAGACCTATCCGGCCGTCAAGGGCCGGCGCGGCACGCCGGGCACCCCCGAGGTGCGGGCCACCGACGGTGTCGAGCTGGACGTGCGGCGCGGGGAGATCTTCGGGCTGCTCGGCCCGAACGGCGCCGGCAAGTCCACCCTCGTACGGCAGGTCACCGGCCTGCTGCGGCCGGACACCGGCAGCGTCGAGATCCTCGGCCACGACATCGTGCGGCACCCCGAGCGGGCCGCCCGGATCCTCGCCTACCTGGGCCAGGAGTCCACCGCCCTGGACGAGCTGACCGTCTCCCTCGCCGTCGAGACCACCGGGCGCCTGCGCGGCCTGGACGTACGCCGGGCGCGCGCCGAACGGGACGCCGTACTGGAGGAGCTGGGGCTGACCCCGATCGCCGGGCGGGCGCTGAAGAAGCTGTCCGGCGGGCAGCGGCGGCTCGCCTGCTTCGCCGCCGCCCTCGTCGGCGAACGGCCGCTGCTCGTGCTGGACGAGCCCACCACCGGCATGGACCCGGTGGCCCGGCGGGCCGTCTGGGCGGCCGTGGACCGGCGGCGGGCCGATCACGGGACGACCGTGCTGCTGGTCACCCACAACGTCATCGAGGCCGAGACGGTCCTGGACCGGGTCGCCGTGCTCGATCAGGGCCGGGTCATCGCCTGTGACACCCCGGCCGGGCTCAAGGCGCAGGTCGCCGGCGAGGTGCGGGTCGAGCTGGTGTGGCGGGAGCGGGCGCCGCTGGAGGTGCCCGAGGTCGCCGTGCTGCGGGAGCGGGCCGTGGAGGCCGGCCGGCGCTGGACGCTCCGGCTCGCGCCCGAGGAGGCCCGCGCCGTCGTCGCCACGGTGACCGGCGGGGCCGCGTTCGCCGCCCTGGACGACTTCACGCTCGCCACGCCCAGCCTGGAGGACGTCTACCTGGCGCTGGGCGGCGCGGCCCGGCAGGGGCTGGTGAGGGTATGA
- a CDS encoding ABC transporter permease, protein MSVVPAEVRPGGARAVPETAPGAAELGPPARLWPSLVAVYRAQLSRARVARIPLLFVATFQSVGIAVMMRGVVDSGHEAQSVVAGSSVLVVAYVALNLLSQYFGQLRASGGLDHYATLPVPPAAVVLGAAAAYASFTVPGTLVTAVFGCALFGLPLTNLWILVAVVPLAGAALAGLGAACGLLAPRPELATLLGQLGMSAALLLGVLPADRMPEAVRLARDLLPSTYGVEAYARTFGAHPDWAVVLADLGVCAGVGVVSLAAATWAYRRAAVR, encoded by the coding sequence GTGAGTGTCGTACCCGCCGAGGTCCGGCCGGGCGGTGCCCGGGCCGTGCCGGAGACGGCGCCCGGCGCGGCCGAGCTGGGGCCGCCCGCGCGGCTGTGGCCGTCGCTGGTGGCCGTCTACCGGGCGCAGCTGTCCCGGGCCCGGGTGGCGCGGATCCCGCTGCTGTTCGTGGCGACCTTCCAGTCCGTCGGCATCGCCGTGATGATGCGCGGCGTCGTCGACAGCGGCCACGAGGCGCAGTCGGTGGTGGCCGGCTCGTCCGTGCTGGTCGTCGCGTACGTCGCGCTGAACCTGCTGTCGCAGTACTTCGGGCAGCTGCGGGCCAGCGGCGGACTCGACCACTACGCCACGCTGCCGGTGCCGCCGGCGGCCGTGGTGCTGGGCGCGGCGGCGGCGTACGCCTCCTTCACCGTGCCGGGGACCCTGGTGACCGCCGTCTTCGGATGCGCGCTCTTCGGGCTGCCGCTGACCAACCTGTGGATCCTGGTGGCCGTCGTCCCGCTCGCCGGGGCCGCGCTCGCCGGGCTCGGCGCCGCGTGCGGGCTGCTCGCGCCCCGGCCGGAGCTGGCCACGCTGCTCGGGCAGCTGGGCATGTCGGCGGCGCTGCTGCTGGGGGTGCTGCCGGCCGACCGGATGCCGGAGGCGGTACGGCTGGCCCGGGACCTGCTGCCGTCGACCTACGGCGTCGAGGCGTACGCGCGGACTTTCGGGGCACACCCCGACTGGGCCGTCGTCCTTGCTGACCTGGGAGTGTGCGCGGGTGTCGGAGTGGTCTCGCTGGCGGCGGCGACCTGGGCGTACCGCAGGGCCGCCGTCCGGTGA
- a CDS encoding thioredoxin domain-containing protein — translation MSKRNSQTAKTAARERLRQERERQAKRAKVRRQLIVAASVVGVLAAAGGIGWAVVQANKPAHWEAAKKDTLVKPAHTTGKDGTTIVLGKSSAEKTLVMYEDPRCPVCADFEQAVGPTVKKDMDAGKFKVQYVGATFLDRNLTGEGSKNALSALGAALDVSPEAFLEYKSAMYSEKWHPQETTDKFKDDAYLIQIADTVPALKGNAKFQKAVKDGTYDRWALEESKIFDRDGISGTPTLKMGDKTLTGSDGKNAPMTVAEFNTALEAALKG, via the coding sequence ATGAGCAAGCGGAACAGCCAGACGGCGAAGACGGCGGCCCGGGAGCGGCTGCGCCAGGAGCGCGAGCGGCAGGCCAAGCGCGCCAAGGTCAGGCGCCAGCTGATCGTGGCCGCCTCGGTGGTCGGCGTGCTGGCCGCGGCGGGCGGCATAGGCTGGGCCGTCGTCCAGGCCAACAAGCCCGCCCACTGGGAGGCCGCCAAGAAGGACACGCTCGTCAAGCCGGCCCACACCACGGGCAAGGACGGCACGACGATCGTCCTCGGCAAGAGCAGCGCCGAGAAGACCCTCGTGATGTACGAGGACCCGCGCTGCCCGGTCTGCGCCGACTTCGAGCAGGCGGTCGGCCCGACCGTCAAGAAGGACATGGACGCCGGCAAGTTCAAGGTCCAGTACGTCGGCGCCACCTTCCTCGACCGGAACCTGACCGGTGAGGGCTCCAAGAACGCGCTCAGCGCGCTGGGCGCCGCGCTCGACGTCAGCCCCGAGGCCTTCCTCGAGTACAAGTCCGCGATGTACTCCGAGAAGTGGCACCCCCAGGAGACCACCGACAAGTTCAAGGACGACGCCTACCTGATCCAGATCGCCGACACCGTCCCCGCCCTCAAGGGGAACGCGAAGTTCCAGAAGGCCGTGAAGGACGGCACCTACGACCGGTGGGCGCTGGAGGAGTCCAAGATCTTCGACAGGGACGGCATCTCGGGCACTCCGACGCTGAAGATGGGCGACAAGACGCTGACGGGCTCCGACGGCAAGAACGCGCCCATGACGGTCGCCGAGTTCAACACCGCGCTGGAGGCGGCCCTCAAGGGCTGA